The window GCCAGCTCTTCATGGTGCTGCAAAGCAATTCGCCGGTTCCGGGATCTCGAATCTCCTGGCCGGTGGGTACGGACAGCGGGTAGGTTTTGACAGAGGTGATCTTCATGAACTCTTCGCCCGGATCGTCTGCTCCACGTCTTCCTTGTAGTCGTCACCCATGACACTCATGGCGCGGTCGATACCCGACCCCTTCGAGGCCTTGAGGTCCAGATCGGTGACCGGCAGCAGCGAAGTAACGTTGGCGTTGCCCCGGAGAAACTTCTCCGCCAGATTGACTCCCGCGCACCAACCGTAGTGGCCGTAGAGGCGCATGATGCGCTGGCGCGCGTAGGCCGGGGTGTGGCCCTGCGACTTATAGCTCATCTCGGCTTCGATGCGCTGCTCTTCCCAACCTGATATATCGACGTACACATCGACTTCGTCTCCCGGTTGGGACGGAGCGCAGTAGTAGATGCGGGCAGGCTTGTGGGGCACGCGCTTCTGGCCCTGACGGGGATGGCTGGCGACGACCAGGGCGTCGTTGACGACGGCAGCCGTCATCGTATGGTCGTCGTGTCCACTGGACAAACGGCTCCTCGTCTGCTTTTCCGGCACCTCCGTAATCAGCAGGTCCGGCCTCACCTCGCAGATGAGGTCGGCGACCTCGTCGACCATTTCATCGCTGCTCCGCAGGGGTTTGTCCGGATACCCCATGCAGCGCACGTCGTCGACACCGAAGAGGGCGCAGGCGCGTTTCGCCTCGTCGTATTTCTGGTCCGTATACTCCTGGCGCTGCTGCTCGGTCACACTCGTGTCGCGCTCGGTCTCGTCCTTGCGCAGCTCTT of the Gemmatimonadota bacterium genome contains:
- a CDS encoding PIG-L family deacetylase, whose amino-acid sequence is MQWLQTKQQVQLLGLFAHPHDCTHALGTMGNHIQNGDKVTVAILTDGGRTHNERLFEELRKDETERDTSVTEQQRQEYTDQKYDEAKRACALFGVDDVRCMGYPDKPLRSSDEMVDEVADLICEVRPDLLITEVPEKQTRSRLSSGHDDHTMTAAVVNDALVVASHPRQGQKRVPHKPARIYYCAPSQPGDEVDVYVDISGWEEQRIEAEMSYKSQGHTPAYARQRIMRLYGHYGWCAGVNLAEKFLRGNANVTSLLPVTDLDLKASKGSGIDRAMSVMGDDYKEDVEQTIRAKSS